Proteins from a genomic interval of Lolium perenne isolate Kyuss_39 chromosome 1, Kyuss_2.0, whole genome shotgun sequence:
- the LOC139834992 gene encoding uncharacterized protein codes for MIKDLLRIGSQFIGYREYANRAEEKFAEANERADALAQKLEQSEAARKKAELAASKAKVEADEAKAKAAGVEELQKKLEDATTALDELKAAQASRDEGILKRLKSQSRRTLTQTNQDFDLDNPVNDPLLDALSLLEFHGREIREGVANANAGLSALFPYFFPKKEEPATFLNLAKMFNASEDLGLKMRQENMKVACRESCCPGC; via the exons atgatcaaggatcttctccgcatcggttcccaatttattgggtaccgtgaatatgctaatagagccgaag agaaatttgcagaggctaacgaacgcgccgacgcactggctcaaaaacttgagcaaagtgaggcggctcgcaagaaagccgaactcgctgctagcaaagccaaggtcgaagctgatgaagctaaggcgaaagctgctggtgtcgaggaactgcagaagaaacttgaggatgcgacaactgccttggatgagctcaaagctgcacaagcttctcgtgacgaaggaatcctcaagcgtttgaagtcgcaaagtcgacgtactctga cccaaacaaaccaggattttgatctggataatcctgtcaacgatcctctccttgacgcactttctcttctggagtttcacgggcgcgaaattcgtgaaggcgtggcaaatgctaatgcaggattgtcagcgttgttcccttatttctttccgaagaaagaagaacccgcaactttccttaacctcgccaagatgtttaatgcttcggaagacctgggattgaagatgcgtcaggagaatatgaaggttgcttgTCGAGAatcttgttgccctggttgctga